In Streptomyces sp. NBC_00448, the following are encoded in one genomic region:
- a CDS encoding MFS transporter, which yields MTSPSVPSPTVPRSDQRWSALQWGALLVLCAALFLDALDVSMVGVALPSIGSDLHLSTSSLQWVVSGYILGYGGLLLLGGRAADLLGRRRVFLIALAVFAVASLLGGLVDSGELLIATRFVKGLSAAFTAPAGLSIITTSFAEGPVRNKALTIYSSCGATGFSMGLVLSGFLTEAGWRWTMLLPAPVALIALIAGLKLIPKTPREKADGRGFDLPGAITGAGAMLLLVFTVVSASSVGWASARTLGSFAAVAALLAAFTVIEQRSSHPLVRLAVLRDSSQVRANLGAATFFGSYVAFQFLVTQYLQNVLGYSAMHTALAFLPAGSLVAILSTRMGPVVDRFGTPRVIAAGFTSLVVGYVLFLRIGLHPNYATVILPSMLLLGAAFATAFPSLNIQATNGVRDEEQGMVSGLLNTSFQVGGAIFLAVVTAVVTSSAGGHPAGPQATLDSYRPGLWVVTGVGFAGLLLTLSGLRRRRPSYGILVASSDTEAPGKATAAQGADATDGTERDVRDGRVTARD from the coding sequence ATGACCTCTCCGTCAGTCCCGTCCCCTACCGTCCCCCGCTCCGACCAGCGATGGAGCGCCTTGCAGTGGGGCGCCCTCCTCGTGCTGTGCGCCGCGCTCTTCCTCGACGCCCTCGACGTCTCGATGGTCGGCGTGGCGCTGCCCTCGATCGGCAGCGACCTGCACCTGTCCACGTCCTCGTTGCAATGGGTCGTCAGCGGCTACATCCTCGGATACGGCGGCCTGCTGCTCCTCGGCGGCCGCGCGGCCGACCTGCTCGGCCGGCGCCGGGTCTTCCTGATCGCCCTCGCGGTCTTCGCGGTGGCCTCGCTCCTCGGCGGCCTGGTCGACTCCGGCGAACTGCTGATCGCCACCCGGTTCGTCAAGGGCCTCAGCGCCGCGTTCACCGCGCCCGCGGGCCTGTCCATCATCACCACCAGCTTCGCCGAGGGCCCGGTCCGCAACAAGGCGCTGACCATCTACTCTAGCTGCGGCGCCACCGGCTTCTCCATGGGCCTGGTGCTCTCCGGGTTCCTGACGGAGGCCGGCTGGCGCTGGACGATGCTGCTGCCCGCCCCCGTCGCCCTGATCGCCCTGATCGCCGGGCTGAAGCTGATCCCGAAGACGCCGCGCGAGAAGGCCGACGGCCGGGGCTTCGACCTGCCGGGCGCGATCACCGGCGCCGGCGCGATGCTGCTGCTGGTGTTCACCGTGGTCTCGGCGTCGTCGGTCGGATGGGCCTCGGCCCGCACGCTCGGCTCCTTCGCCGCCGTCGCGGCCCTGCTGGCCGCCTTCACCGTCATCGAGCAGCGCTCGTCCCACCCGCTGGTCCGGCTCGCGGTGCTGCGCGACTCCAGCCAGGTCCGCGCCAACCTCGGCGCCGCCACCTTCTTCGGGTCCTACGTCGCCTTCCAGTTCCTGGTCACGCAGTACCTTCAGAACGTCCTCGGCTACAGCGCCATGCACACCGCGCTCGCCTTCCTGCCCGCGGGCTCGCTCGTCGCGATCCTCTCCACCCGGATGGGGCCGGTCGTCGACCGCTTCGGCACCCCGCGGGTGATCGCGGCAGGCTTCACCTCGCTGGTCGTCGGGTACGTCCTGTTCCTGCGGATCGGCCTGCACCCGAACTACGCGACCGTCATCCTGCCCTCGATGCTGCTGCTCGGCGCCGCCTTCGCCACCGCCTTCCCGTCGCTGAACATCCAGGCCACCAACGGGGTGCGCGACGAGGAGCAGGGCATGGTCTCCGGGCTGCTGAACACGTCCTTCCAGGTCGGCGGCGCGATCTTCCTCGCCGTCGTCACGGCGGTGGTCACCTCCAGCGCGGGCGGCCACCCCGCCGGCCCGCAGGCCACCCTCGACAGCTACCGGCCCGGGCTGTGGGTGGTCACCGGTGTCGGCTTCGCCGGGCTGCTGCTCACCCTCTCGGGGCTGCGCCGCCGCCGTCCCTCCTACGGCATCCTCGTCGCCTCCTCGGACACGGAGGCGCCCGGCAAGGCCACCGCCGCCCAGGGCGCCGACGCCACCGACGGCACGGAGCGCGACGTCCGCGACGGCCGCGTGACCGCACGCGACTGA
- a CDS encoding DUF6332 family protein, whose protein sequence is MSGAGTGGRGVTGRRTQAERDAASVEAMYAVVTAAVLGAAGFLVVTTPVMAGAAHGSARDGWVSAAVIVAAGLFFGRIVLTLHRFERRARQRRQAPPPYPWDPTRIPAGHGDDHGPGYGYGYGHGRADGDGGTDPGAAPLVPVVTPHRPRRVVRRAASSGAGRSGARGGADRIG, encoded by the coding sequence ATGAGCGGGGCGGGCACGGGCGGCCGGGGCGTGACGGGGCGCCGTACGCAGGCGGAACGCGACGCCGCGTCCGTCGAGGCGATGTACGCGGTGGTGACCGCCGCGGTGCTCGGCGCGGCCGGCTTCCTCGTCGTGACCACCCCGGTGATGGCGGGCGCGGCGCACGGATCGGCCCGCGACGGGTGGGTCAGCGCCGCGGTGATCGTGGCGGCCGGGCTCTTCTTCGGCCGGATCGTGCTGACCTTGCACCGCTTCGAACGCCGCGCCCGGCAGCGGCGACAGGCCCCGCCGCCGTACCCGTGGGACCCGACCCGCATCCCGGCCGGCCACGGGGACGACCACGGTCCCGGCTACGGCTACGGCTACGGCCACGGGCGCGCCGACGGTGACGGCGGTACGGACCCGGGCGCGGCGCCCCTGGTGCCGGTGGTGACGCCGCACCGGCCGCGGCGGGTGGTGCGGCGGGCCGCGAGCAGCGGTGCCGGCAGGTCCGGCGCGCGGGGCGGCGCCGACCGGATCGGCTGA
- a CDS encoding DUF6907 domain-containing protein, with translation MPVTPAADNRTFAATTDQPSLASSASNRTWTITTDTGFSISGHLPPWAADDPSEHQLPVDRLGIALSDTNHHQDVRGHTLPLRTPDGSDEPGHDTDPVPVFSGSIDCDPYAAEPELRIPVFNFRLVDDYRMEALGPEGVTEPAAAFRAHAEVLDTHVRHALIEARGDWARHHTNRPA, from the coding sequence GTGCCCGTCACCCCAGCGGCCGACAACCGTACGTTCGCCGCCACCACCGACCAACCGTCCCTCGCATCGTCCGCAAGCAACCGCACCTGGACCATCACCACCGACACCGGATTCAGCATCAGCGGCCACCTCCCGCCGTGGGCCGCCGACGACCCCAGCGAGCACCAACTCCCCGTCGACCGCCTCGGCATCGCGCTCAGCGACACCAACCACCACCAGGACGTCCGCGGCCACACCTTGCCCCTGCGTACACCCGACGGCTCCGACGAGCCCGGCCACGACACCGACCCGGTGCCGGTCTTCAGCGGCAGCATCGACTGCGACCCCTACGCCGCCGAACCCGAACTACGCATCCCCGTCTTCAACTTCCGCCTCGTCGACGACTACCGCATGGAAGCCCTCGGACCGGAAGGCGTCACCGAACCGGCCGCGGCATTCCGGGCTCACGCCGAGGTGCTGGACACCCACGTACGACACGCACTCATCGAAGCGCGCGGCGACTGGGCACGCCACCACACCAACCGACCCGCGTAA
- a CDS encoding MFS transporter → MPTLNKIGTALSRSHHTFAADPALRALRVALTVFFAVDGFLFAGWVVRIPAIKAQVGASAGQLGLALLGVSVGAIATMVLTGRLCRTFGNERVTVVTAAMLAVSVALPPRTHSALALGLVLLFFGASYGGLNVAMNSVAVDLVAALRRPVMSSFHAAYSMGGLLGAGIGGLLASHLSPATHLMLLTPIGLLTVLFAGRVLVAHPLSRGGVRGPAAREEGGAGAGAEAGRGAEAGAGAGADLERTTPAPDGTAPAGKAPAGKAPDGKRGPAGHRTTLLVAVFGMIAGCSAYGEGALAEWGALHIQQDLHNGPGIAAAGYACVTSAMTIGRLTGAALITRLGQSRALVFGGLTACGGMLLGALAPFTALVMVGFALTGLGLANLFPTAIARAGALTGPSGVAAASTLGYGGMLLGPPAIGFLTDAVGLPTALTTVSALAAVAAVIAWSVRHTSPPRSA, encoded by the coding sequence GTGCCGACGTTGAACAAAATAGGGACGGCGCTGTCCCGATCCCACCACACATTCGCCGCCGACCCGGCCCTGCGCGCGCTGCGCGTCGCGTTGACGGTCTTCTTCGCCGTTGACGGGTTCCTGTTCGCCGGGTGGGTGGTGCGCATCCCTGCCATCAAGGCCCAGGTCGGCGCGTCCGCCGGGCAGTTGGGGCTCGCGCTGCTGGGCGTGTCGGTCGGGGCGATCGCCACGATGGTGCTCACCGGCCGGCTGTGCCGCACCTTCGGGAACGAGCGGGTGACCGTCGTGACCGCGGCCATGCTGGCGGTCAGCGTGGCCCTGCCGCCGCGTACCCATTCGGCCCTCGCCCTCGGCCTGGTGCTGCTGTTCTTCGGCGCGTCCTACGGCGGCCTCAACGTCGCGATGAACAGCGTCGCCGTCGACCTGGTCGCCGCGCTGCGCCGCCCGGTGATGTCCAGTTTCCACGCCGCCTACAGCATGGGCGGTCTGCTCGGCGCGGGTATCGGCGGGCTGCTGGCGTCGCACCTGTCGCCCGCCACCCATCTGATGCTGCTCACGCCGATCGGCCTGTTGACGGTGCTGTTCGCGGGGCGGGTGCTGGTGGCGCATCCGCTCAGCCGCGGGGGCGTACGGGGTCCCGCGGCGCGGGAGGAGGGCGGGGCGGGTGCGGGTGCCGAGGCCGGAAGGGGTGCCGAGGCCGGCGCTGGGGCCGGGGCCGACCTGGAGCGTACGACGCCGGCGCCGGACGGGACGGCGCCCGCCGGGAAGGCACCCGCCGGGAAGGCGCCGGACGGGAAGCGGGGACCCGCCGGCCACCGTACGACCCTGCTGGTCGCCGTGTTCGGCATGATCGCGGGCTGCTCGGCGTACGGCGAGGGCGCGCTCGCCGAGTGGGGCGCGCTGCACATCCAGCAGGACCTGCACAACGGGCCCGGGATCGCGGCGGCCGGCTACGCCTGCGTCACCTCGGCGATGACCATCGGGCGGCTGACCGGCGCCGCGCTGATCACCCGGCTCGGGCAGAGCCGCGCGCTGGTGTTCGGCGGGTTGACCGCGTGCGGCGGGATGCTGCTGGGCGCGCTCGCGCCGTTCACCGCGCTGGTGATGGTCGGCTTCGCGCTGACCGGCCTCGGCCTGGCGAACCTCTTCCCGACCGCCATCGCACGCGCCGGCGCGCTGACCGGTCCGAGCGGAGTGGCCGCCGCCTCCACGCTCGGCTACGGCGGGATGCTGCTCGGCCCGCCCGCGATCGGCTTCCTCACCGACGCGGTCGGCCTGCCCACCGCGCTGACCACGGTCTCCGCGCTCGCCGCCGTCGCCGCGGTGATCGCCTGGTCGGTACGGCACACCTCACCGCCCCGGTCGGCTTGA
- a CDS encoding ROK family protein: MTQIRTRLERGRGALGPALGLVHTGRAPTRALLTAELGVTRATAGAVAAELEALGLIRVDTRPTGPSGAQGRPSHRLEVAPEGPVALAAQVHADGFRAALVGLGGETVATAPGCMTVPADPAHVLGEVVAAGAELLRAHRRECVGAGLAVPSAVAEPEGTALNPLHLAWPAGAPVLRVFTEQVARAGITGPGGRPVPCFVGNDVNVAALAEHRHGAGRDAQHLLVVASGHRGVGGALVLDGRLHTGSAGLALEVGHLTVRPDGRPCHCGSRGCLDVEADPLAFIEAAGRPAGPEISLLEQSRDLLRTEYDDPSVRRAAHILIDRLGTGLAGLVNVLNPDRILLGGLHGHLLDADPDRLRAVVADRSLWGRSGSVPLLACALNHNSLVGAAELAWQPVLDDPLSALGG; the protein is encoded by the coding sequence GTGACACAGATTCGGACAAGGCTTGAGCGCGGCCGAGGCGCGCTCGGTCCAGCGCTCGGCCTGGTACACACCGGCCGCGCGCCGACCCGCGCCCTGCTCACCGCGGAACTGGGTGTGACCCGCGCCACCGCCGGGGCGGTGGCGGCCGAACTCGAGGCGCTCGGCCTGATCCGGGTCGACACCCGGCCGACCGGGCCCTCCGGCGCGCAGGGTCGCCCCTCCCACCGGCTGGAGGTGGCCCCCGAAGGACCGGTCGCGCTCGCCGCGCAGGTGCACGCCGACGGCTTCCGCGCCGCGCTGGTCGGCCTCGGCGGTGAGACGGTGGCGACCGCGCCCGGCTGCATGACGGTCCCGGCCGACCCCGCGCACGTACTCGGCGAGGTGGTGGCGGCCGGCGCGGAGCTGCTGCGCGCCCACAGGCGGGAGTGCGTCGGCGCCGGGCTCGCGGTGCCGTCCGCGGTCGCCGAGCCCGAGGGCACCGCGCTCAACCCGCTGCACCTGGCCTGGCCGGCCGGCGCGCCCGTGCTGCGGGTGTTCACCGAGCAGGTGGCCAGGGCCGGTATCACCGGTCCCGGCGGGCGCCCGGTGCCCTGCTTCGTGGGCAACGACGTCAACGTGGCCGCGCTCGCCGAACACCGCCACGGGGCCGGCCGCGACGCCCAGCACCTGCTGGTGGTCGCCTCCGGCCACCGCGGGGTCGGCGGCGCCCTCGTGCTCGACGGCCGCCTGCACACCGGCAGCGCGGGGCTGGCCCTGGAGGTCGGCCACCTGACCGTCCGGCCGGACGGGCGGCCCTGCCACTGCGGCTCCCGCGGCTGCCTCGACGTCGAGGCGGACCCGCTCGCCTTCATCGAGGCCGCCGGACGCCCGGCGGGCCCGGAGATCTCGCTGCTGGAGCAGTCCCGCGACCTGCTGCGCACCGAGTACGACGACCCGTCCGTGCGCCGCGCCGCCCATATCCTCATCGACCGGCTCGGCACCGGCCTGGCCGGACTCGTCAACGTGCTCAACCCCGACCGCATCCTGCTCGGCGGCCTGCACGGCCACCTGCTGGACGCCGACCCCGACCGGCTGCGCGCGGTCGTCGCCGACCGCAGCCTGTGGGGGCGCAGCGGAAGCGTGCCGCTGCTGGCGTGCGCGCTGAACCACAACAGCCTCGTCGGCGCCGCCGAACTCGCCTGGCAACCGGTCCTGGACGACCCTTTGAGCGCGCTCGGCGGCTGA
- a CDS encoding maleylpyruvate isomerase family mycothiol-dependent enzyme produces METAEFIETLRREGPLLADAAQRAGLDAPVPTCPKWQVRDLLRHTGSVHRWAAGFVAEGRTEPAQLDDTAPSGTGSDGTGSDRGELVDWYRLSHARLVEVLEDAPADLVCWTFMPAPSPLEFWVRRQAHETTVHRVDAQAAAGLAPSAVDPAFAADGVDELMLRFEGKGRNRARSPQPRTLRVRTEDVAGDSGWTLHFTPEPPRWERGGADGRADCEVSAPAAELYLALWNRLPHDRLSVRGDRDVMDLWLSSGAAS; encoded by the coding sequence ATGGAGACTGCCGAGTTCATCGAGACGCTGCGCCGCGAGGGACCCCTGCTGGCCGACGCCGCACAGCGTGCGGGGCTGGACGCGCCCGTGCCCACCTGCCCGAAGTGGCAGGTCCGCGATCTGCTGCGGCACACCGGGTCGGTGCACCGCTGGGCGGCCGGGTTCGTCGCCGAGGGGCGTACCGAGCCCGCCCAACTCGACGACACGGCGCCGAGCGGCACGGGGAGCGACGGCACCGGCTCCGACCGCGGCGAACTCGTCGACTGGTACCGGCTCTCGCACGCCCGGCTGGTGGAGGTGCTGGAGGACGCCCCGGCGGACCTGGTCTGCTGGACCTTCATGCCCGCGCCCTCGCCGCTGGAGTTTTGGGTCCGCCGCCAGGCACACGAGACCACCGTCCACCGCGTCGACGCCCAGGCCGCCGCCGGCCTGGCCCCGTCAGCGGTGGACCCCGCTTTCGCCGCGGACGGCGTGGACGAACTCATGCTCCGGTTCGAGGGCAAGGGCCGCAACCGGGCGCGCAGCCCGCAGCCGCGCACCCTGCGGGTGCGTACCGAGGACGTGGCGGGGGACAGCGGCTGGACCCTGCATTTCACCCCGGAGCCGCCGCGCTGGGAGCGGGGCGGTGCGGACGGCCGCGCCGACTGCGAAGTGAGCGCGCCGGCTGCTGAGTTGTACCTGGCGCTGTGGAACCGGCTGCCCCACGACCGCTTGTCCGTACGCGGCGACCGCGACGTGATGGACCTCTGGCTGTCCTCCGGCGCCGCGTCCTGA
- a CDS encoding helix-turn-helix transcriptional regulator produces MEDDEKYALSAYQVLRTVGKAAVVDLPAETGLDLDQVERGIRQLRRLGLVRDVQESIEPVEANAALLGKAQAHQATAAAHAASVSDLEQLAHVLLTLYQPPLSPDTLQAEVELITDPKQKDRRLQELATAIKVSCDALHPGAMPSMEVLNRSLAQDRALVARGVRCRAIYRQALLETPKHARYLHDLAQAGVEVRLIDHAVYDLLVLDGLIAFNPAAAGTGSRAVILLHGSALVSAQVALYEDYWLRAVPYHRAVAQSERTALSAQERVVVRLMASGLSDDQIARKLGVHRRTVQRAVAKLMERLNATSRFEAGLKLARVMGADGDSVGLAPSHTVPSPRPARPVPPRVS; encoded by the coding sequence ATGGAGGACGACGAGAAGTACGCACTCTCCGCCTATCAGGTGTTGCGGACCGTGGGTAAGGCGGCGGTGGTCGACCTGCCCGCCGAGACGGGACTCGATCTCGATCAGGTGGAGCGCGGCATACGGCAGTTGCGCCGGCTGGGCCTGGTACGTGACGTGCAGGAGTCGATCGAGCCCGTCGAAGCCAACGCGGCGCTGCTCGGGAAGGCGCAGGCCCACCAGGCGACTGCCGCAGCGCACGCGGCGAGCGTCAGCGACCTGGAGCAGCTCGCGCACGTGCTGCTGACGCTCTATCAACCTCCCCTTTCGCCGGACACGCTCCAAGCCGAAGTGGAGCTGATCACCGATCCGAAGCAGAAGGACCGCAGGTTGCAGGAGCTTGCGACCGCGATCAAGGTGAGTTGTGACGCGTTGCACCCCGGCGCCATGCCGTCGATGGAGGTGCTCAACCGCTCGCTGGCCCAGGACAGGGCGCTCGTCGCACGGGGGGTGCGGTGCCGGGCGATCTACCGGCAGGCGCTGCTCGAGACTCCCAAGCACGCGCGCTATCTGCACGACCTCGCGCAGGCCGGCGTCGAGGTCCGGCTGATCGACCACGCGGTCTACGACCTGCTCGTGCTCGACGGCCTGATCGCCTTCAACCCGGCCGCCGCGGGCACGGGTTCGCGGGCCGTGATCCTGCTGCACGGCTCGGCCCTGGTCAGCGCCCAGGTGGCGCTCTACGAGGACTACTGGCTGCGTGCGGTGCCCTACCATCGGGCGGTCGCCCAGTCCGAGCGGACCGCGCTCAGCGCCCAGGAGCGGGTGGTCGTACGGCTCATGGCCAGCGGTCTCAGCGACGACCAGATCGCCCGCAAGCTCGGTGTGCACCGCCGGACCGTGCAGCGCGCGGTGGCCAAGCTCATGGAGCGGCTGAACGCGACCAGCCGCTTCGAGGCCGGTCTGAAACTGGCCCGCGTCATGGGCGCTGACGGGGACTCGGTGGGGCTGGCGCCGAGCCACACGGTGCCGTCGCCGCGGCCCGCGCGGCCGGTGCCTCCGCGCGTCTCCTGA
- a CDS encoding class I SAM-dependent methyltransferase, translated as MASPQLAPEVTTFYTSLFDEGSRLTSSADGRLELLRTQELLRRFLPEAPARVLDVGGGTGVHARWLVADGYEVRLVDPVARHVEQARDICPAELGDARGLDAPDSSYDVVTLLGPLYHLPEREDRLRALREAARVTRPGGLVAAAAINRYSSVFEHTALAHLHHERLRDSITDILATATYDGRRGFTVSYFHRAEELAAEVGAAGLREVEVFGIEGPTWSLLKAVEQSTGAPPSEELFQSALTAARLAEPYPELLAASSHLLAVGRNPD; from the coding sequence ATGGCGTCCCCCCAACTGGCACCCGAGGTCACCACCTTCTACACCAGCCTCTTCGACGAAGGGAGCCGGTTGACGTCTTCGGCTGACGGAAGACTGGAACTGCTGCGCACGCAGGAGTTGTTGCGGCGCTTCCTGCCGGAGGCACCCGCACGCGTGCTGGATGTCGGCGGCGGAACCGGCGTGCACGCCCGCTGGCTGGTGGCGGACGGATACGAGGTGCGGCTCGTCGACCCGGTCGCACGCCATGTGGAGCAGGCACGCGACATCTGCCCGGCCGAACTCGGTGACGCCCGCGGCCTCGACGCGCCGGACTCCTCGTACGACGTCGTGACGCTGCTCGGTCCGCTGTACCACCTGCCCGAGCGCGAGGACCGCCTGCGAGCGCTGCGCGAGGCCGCCCGCGTGACGCGGCCCGGGGGCCTCGTGGCAGCCGCGGCGATCAACCGCTACTCGTCCGTCTTCGAACACACCGCCCTGGCGCACCTGCACCACGAACGCCTGCGGGACTCGATCACGGACATCCTCGCCACCGCCACCTACGACGGCCGGCGCGGCTTCACCGTGTCCTACTTCCACCGGGCGGAAGAGCTCGCCGCGGAAGTGGGGGCCGCGGGGCTCCGGGAGGTGGAGGTGTTCGGCATCGAGGGCCCCACCTGGTCGCTGCTCAAGGCCGTCGAGCAGAGTACGGGCGCCCCGCCGAGCGAGGAACTCTTCCAATCCGCCCTGACCGCCGCCCGCCTGGCCGAGCCCTACCCCGAACTCCTCGCCGCCAGCTCCCACCTCCTGGCCGTCGGCCGCAACCCGGACTGA
- a CDS encoding SCO4225 family membrane protein, with protein MRMLPWAGRTARTVRAGRTARAARVVAGERAARIYLGVVAVCLLLTLLQTAIAGGPALSFSGVLLELATLPWTPALWRLFAAVGGLDVSSAASGWTGWTLTVIAAVVAADLDAVLIGYGVRAARRRVAAR; from the coding sequence ATGCGCATGCTGCCCTGGGCCGGCCGTACCGCCCGTACGGTTCGTGCCGGCCGTACCGCCCGTGCCGCTCGTGTCGTGGCCGGTGAGCGGGCCGCGCGGATCTATCTGGGCGTGGTCGCGGTGTGCCTGCTGCTGACGCTGCTGCAGACCGCGATCGCGGGCGGCCCGGCGCTGTCGTTCAGCGGGGTGCTGCTCGAACTGGCGACGCTGCCCTGGACACCGGCGCTGTGGCGGCTGTTCGCGGCCGTCGGCGGGCTGGACGTGTCGTCGGCCGCGAGCGGGTGGACCGGCTGGACGCTGACCGTGATCGCCGCGGTCGTCGCGGCGGACTTGGACGCCGTGCTGATCGGTTACGGGGTGCGCGCCGCCCGGCGCCGTGTCGCCGCACGTTGA
- a CDS encoding Type 1 glutamine amidotransferase-like domain-containing protein, producing the protein MRLLLTSAGVTNQSIRDALVDLLGKPIAEAHALCIPTAGYGSSFGPVGPWRFLRGADLGWRSVGVLELTALPSIDRERWVRWVRAADVLLVNGGDTLYLSHWMRESGLADLLPSLPETVYVGISAGSLALTPRVVRDLDDWMPPTGDDRTLGLVDFSIFPHLNRAELPENTMAAAESWAAEIAGPAYAIDDATAVKVDGGAVDVVSEGNWKLFTPAP; encoded by the coding sequence ATGCGGCTTCTTCTCACCTCCGCCGGCGTCACCAACCAGAGCATCCGGGACGCGCTGGTCGACCTCCTGGGCAAACCGATCGCCGAGGCCCACGCCCTGTGCATCCCCACCGCGGGGTACGGGAGTTCCTTCGGACCGGTCGGGCCCTGGCGCTTCCTCCGCGGGGCCGATCTGGGGTGGAGGTCCGTGGGGGTGCTGGAGCTCACCGCGCTGCCCAGCATCGACCGGGAGCGCTGGGTGCGGTGGGTCCGAGCGGCCGACGTCCTGCTGGTGAACGGCGGCGACACCCTGTACCTGAGCCACTGGATGCGGGAGTCCGGGCTGGCCGACCTCCTGCCGTCGCTGCCCGAGACGGTCTACGTGGGAATCAGCGCCGGGAGCCTGGCGCTGACCCCCCGCGTCGTGCGGGACTTGGACGACTGGATGCCGCCCACCGGTGACGACCGCACGCTCGGGTTGGTCGACTTCTCGATCTTCCCGCACCTGAACCGCGCGGAGCTGCCGGAGAACACCATGGCCGCGGCGGAGAGTTGGGCGGCCGAGATCGCGGGGCCGGCGTACGCGATCGACGACGCCACCGCCGTCAAGGTGGACGGCGGCGCCGTGGACGTCGTCTCCGAGGGGAACTGGAAGCTCTTCACGCCCGCCCCGTGA
- a CDS encoding MarR family winged helix-turn-helix transcriptional regulator, with protein MTGDKGERALVQEWRDILAVHARTACEIDRELHRYGLGASDFEVLDVLIGDDAEDGCTFRVQELADRVHLSQSALSRLVARLEKEGLVDRGICSEDRRGVRVAITEAGRSRYEQARPCHRAVLERMLVRS; from the coding sequence ATGACCGGCGACAAGGGTGAGCGCGCGCTCGTGCAGGAATGGCGGGACATCCTGGCCGTTCACGCCCGTACGGCTTGCGAGATCGACCGCGAGCTGCACCGGTACGGACTCGGCGCCAGCGACTTCGAGGTGCTGGACGTCCTGATCGGCGACGACGCGGAGGACGGCTGCACCTTCCGCGTCCAGGAGCTCGCCGACCGCGTCCACCTCAGTCAGAGCGCGCTGTCCCGGCTGGTGGCCCGCCTGGAGAAGGAGGGCCTGGTCGACCGCGGCATCTGCAGCGAGGACCGGCGCGGGGTGCGGGTCGCCATCACGGAGGCCGGCCGCAGCCGCTACGAGCAGGCCCGCCCGTGCCACCGCGCGGTGCTGGAGCGGATGCTCGTCAGGTCCTGA
- a CDS encoding NUDIX hydrolase: MSVWKNHGEKTVYENPWLTLNLADVELPDGRHLDHYLIRQRPVALATTVNEAGEALLLWRHRFITDTWGWELAAGVVEHGEDVEAAAAREMLEETGWRPGPLKHLMTVEPSNGLADGHHHVYWSTTAEYVGHPEDDFESERREWVPLASVPMLVQRGEIRSANAVAALLLLHHMHGTEGLSPADAG; this comes from the coding sequence GTGTCGGTGTGGAAGAACCACGGCGAGAAGACGGTCTACGAGAATCCCTGGCTCACCCTCAACCTCGCCGACGTCGAACTCCCCGACGGCCGCCACCTCGACCACTACCTGATCCGCCAACGCCCGGTAGCGCTGGCCACCACCGTCAACGAAGCAGGCGAAGCCCTCCTGCTGTGGCGGCACCGCTTCATCACCGACACCTGGGGCTGGGAACTCGCCGCCGGCGTGGTCGAACACGGCGAGGACGTCGAAGCAGCCGCCGCCCGCGAGATGCTGGAGGAAACCGGATGGCGCCCCGGCCCCCTCAAGCACCTCATGACCGTTGAGCCCTCCAACGGCCTCGCCGACGGCCACCACCACGTCTACTGGTCCACCACCGCCGAGTACGTCGGGCACCCCGAGGACGACTTCGAGTCGGAGCGACGGGAATGGGTGCCGCTCGCGTCCGTACCCATGCTCGTTCAGCGGGGCGAGATCAGATCGGCGAACGCGGTGGCCGCGCTCCTCCTGCTCCACCACATGCACGGCACCGAAGGCCTATCGCCCGCAGATGCCGGCTGA
- a CDS encoding response regulator transcription factor, with protein MIRVLLADDQLLVRAGFRALLDAQHDIEVVGEAADGGQAVRMVRELTPDAVLMDIRMPVMDGLVATRTITADPALVQVRVVVLTTFELDEYVFEAIRSGASGFLVKDTEPAELLRAVRAVVGGDALLSPGVTRRLIAEFAARSKEPATAADLEQLTDREREVMALVGIGLSNDEIARRLVVSPLTAKTHVSRAMVKLGARDRAQLVVLAYESGLVRPGWLG; from the coding sequence ATGATCCGCGTACTGCTCGCCGACGACCAGCTTCTGGTCCGGGCCGGGTTCCGGGCGCTGCTGGACGCGCAGCACGACATCGAGGTGGTCGGCGAGGCGGCGGACGGCGGGCAGGCGGTGCGCATGGTGCGCGAACTGACCCCGGACGCCGTGCTGATGGACATCCGGATGCCGGTGATGGACGGGCTGGTCGCCACCCGCACGATCACCGCGGACCCGGCGCTCGTGCAGGTGCGGGTGGTGGTGCTGACCACCTTCGAACTCGACGAGTACGTCTTCGAGGCGATCCGGTCAGGTGCCTCCGGGTTCCTGGTGAAGGACACCGAGCCGGCCGAACTCCTGCGCGCGGTCCGGGCAGTGGTCGGCGGCGACGCGCTGCTGTCCCCCGGCGTGACCCGCCGGCTGATCGCCGAGTTCGCCGCCCGTTCCAAGGAGCCGGCCACCGCCGCCGACCTCGAACAGCTCACCGACCGGGAGCGCGAGGTGATGGCGCTGGTCGGGATCGGCCTGTCCAACGACGAGATCGCCCGCCGGCTGGTGGTCAGCCCGCTCACCGCGAAGACGCACGTCAGCCGGGCGATGGTGAAGCTCGGCGCCCGCGACCGGGCCCAACTGGTGGTGCTCGCCTACGAGTCGGGGCTGGTCCGGCCCGGTTGGCTCGGCTGA